A genomic window from Ananas comosus cultivar F153 linkage group 22, ASM154086v1, whole genome shotgun sequence includes:
- the LOC109726974 gene encoding serine/threonine-protein kinase STY46-like isoform X1, which produces MAMDEEKENNRTGDPEHGHGRNQQQHQQQHKLDVYHEVVRRLRASNVPEALTPAFEDELWAHFNSLPARYALDVNVERAEDVLMHKKLLGLARDPPNQLAFWVRIIQVSSVFDEDQDESFVSNTMGKKVSSALMRKQSIHAPPAFGSSMNLEALSLEADKSGDQDDDSVVDSVQHNARPIHEITFASLDKPKLLSELTSLLGEIGLDIEEAHAFSTNDGYSLDVFVVVGWHYEETEQLREAIQKEIHRIEQAWPDSWAPAMENKRGKPDHVEIPKDGTDEWEIDVKLLKFGNKMASGSFGDLYRGTYCSQDVAIKVLKPERTNMDMLREFAQEVYIMRKVRHRNVVQFIGACTKPPSLCIVTEFMQGGSVYDYLHKRKGSFKLPALVRVAIDISKGMSYLHQNNIVHRDLKAANLLLDENEVVKVADFGVARVKSETGVMTAETGTYRWMAPEVIEHKPYDHKADVFSFGIVMWELLTGKIPYEYLTPLQAAVGVVQKGLRPLIPKDIHPKLAHLLEECWQQDPSKRPEFTELLATLQQIAKEIDEHADHHKEKSRFLSVLRRGH; this is translated from the exons ATGGCGATGGATGAGGAGAAGGAGAACAACCGTACGGGTGATCCGGAGCACGGACACGGGCGAAATCAGCaacagcatcagcagcagcataAGCTTGATGTGTACCATGAGGTCGTTCGTCGACTTAGGGCATCGAATGTGCCCGAGGCGCTCACCCCCGCCTTTGAGGATGAGCTTTGGGCTCATTTCAACAGCCTCCCTGCGCG ATACGCACTTGATGTGAATGTTGAGAGGGCAGAAGATGTTCTAATGCATAAGAAGTTGCTGGGGCTGGCTCGCGATCCTCCTAACCAGCTAGCTTTCTGGGTGCGGATAATTCAG gTATCTTCAGTTTTCGATGAAGATCAGGATGAATCTTTTGTTTCCAACACAATGGGCAAAAAAGTTTCTTCTGCTTTAATGAGAAAACAAAG CATTCATGCACCTCCTGCTTTTGGTTCATCTATGAACCTTGAGGCTCTTTCTCTTGAAGCCGACAAATCTGGTGACCAAGATGATGATAGTGTTGTAGATTCTGTTCAACATAATGCCAG GCCTATTCATGAAATCACTTTCGCATCGCTGGACAAGCCAAAGCTTCTTAGTGAG CTGACTTCTCTGCTTGGAGAGATTGGACTTGATATTGAGGAAGCTCATGCCTTCTCAACAAATGATGGTTACTCACTAGATGTTTTTGTGGTTGTTGGCTGGCATTATGAG GAAACTGAGCAACTCAGAGAAGCAATTCAGAAAGAAATTCATAGGATCgag CAAGCATGGCCTGATTCCTGGGCTCCTGCAATGGAAAACAAGCGTGGCAAGCCTGACCATGTTGAAATACCTAAAGATGGGACTGATGAGTGGGAAATTGATGTCAAGCTACTTAAATTCGGGAACAAAATGGCATCTGGATCATTTGGTGATCT TTATCGGGGTACATACTGTAGCCAGGATGTTGCCATCAAAGTACTCAAGCCTGAACGCACAAATATGGATATGCTGCGGGAATTTGCTCAGGAAGTGTATATCATGAG AAAAGTTCGCCACAGGAATGTTGTGCAGTTTATTGGTGCATGTACCAAACCTCCGAGCTTATGTATTGTTACAG AATTTATGCAAGGGGGCAGTGTGTATGATTACCTCCATAAAAGAAAAGGTAGTTTCAAGCTTCCAGCTTTAGTAAGAGTTGCGATTGATATATCAAAAGGAATGAGCTACTTGCACCAAAACAACATCGTCCACCGAGATTTGAAGGCTGCAAATCTCCTTCTGGATGAAAATGAG GTTGTTAAGGTTGCTGATTTTGGAGTTGCACGAGTCAAATCTGAAACAGGGGTTATGACTGCAGAAACTGGAACATATCGTTGGATGGCACCTGAG GTCATAGAGCACAAGCCTTATGACCACAAGGCTGATGTGTTTAGCTTTGGAATAGTGATGTGGGAGCTGCTTACAGGAAAG ATTCCATATGAATACCTAACACCACTACAAGCAGCAGTTGGTGTAGTTCAGAAG GGCCTTAGACCTCTGATTCCAAAGGACATCCATCCTAAACTTGCTCATCTACTTGAGGAGTGCTGGCAACAAGACCCTAGTAAAAGGCCAGAGTTTACTGAACTATTGGCGACTCTTCAACAGATTGCCAAGGAG ATTGATGAGCATGCGGATCACCACAAGGAAAAATCAAGGTTTCTTTCAGTTCTAAGGCGTGGCCATTGA
- the LOC109726974 gene encoding serine/threonine-protein kinase STY46-like isoform X2: MAMDEEKENNRTGDPEHGHGRNQQQHQQQHKLDVYHEVVRRLRASNVPEALTPAFEDELWAHFNSLPARYALDVNVERAEDVLMHKKLLGLARDPPNQLAFWVRIIQVSSVFDEDQDESFVSNTMGKKVSSALMRKQSIHAPPAFGSSMNLEALSLEADKSGDQDDDSVVDSVQHNARPIHEITFASLDKPKLLSELTSLLGEIGLDIEEAHAFSTNDGYSLDVFVVVGWHYEETEQLREAIQKEIHRIEQAWPDSWAPAMENKRGKPDHVEIPKDGTDEWEIDVKLLKFGNKMASGSFGDLQDVAIKVLKPERTNMDMLREFAQEVYIMRKVRHRNVVQFIGACTKPPSLCIVTEFMQGGSVYDYLHKRKGSFKLPALVRVAIDISKGMSYLHQNNIVHRDLKAANLLLDENEVVKVADFGVARVKSETGVMTAETGTYRWMAPEVIEHKPYDHKADVFSFGIVMWELLTGKIPYEYLTPLQAAVGVVQKGLRPLIPKDIHPKLAHLLEECWQQDPSKRPEFTELLATLQQIAKEIDEHADHHKEKSRFLSVLRRGH, encoded by the exons ATGGCGATGGATGAGGAGAAGGAGAACAACCGTACGGGTGATCCGGAGCACGGACACGGGCGAAATCAGCaacagcatcagcagcagcataAGCTTGATGTGTACCATGAGGTCGTTCGTCGACTTAGGGCATCGAATGTGCCCGAGGCGCTCACCCCCGCCTTTGAGGATGAGCTTTGGGCTCATTTCAACAGCCTCCCTGCGCG ATACGCACTTGATGTGAATGTTGAGAGGGCAGAAGATGTTCTAATGCATAAGAAGTTGCTGGGGCTGGCTCGCGATCCTCCTAACCAGCTAGCTTTCTGGGTGCGGATAATTCAG gTATCTTCAGTTTTCGATGAAGATCAGGATGAATCTTTTGTTTCCAACACAATGGGCAAAAAAGTTTCTTCTGCTTTAATGAGAAAACAAAG CATTCATGCACCTCCTGCTTTTGGTTCATCTATGAACCTTGAGGCTCTTTCTCTTGAAGCCGACAAATCTGGTGACCAAGATGATGATAGTGTTGTAGATTCTGTTCAACATAATGCCAG GCCTATTCATGAAATCACTTTCGCATCGCTGGACAAGCCAAAGCTTCTTAGTGAG CTGACTTCTCTGCTTGGAGAGATTGGACTTGATATTGAGGAAGCTCATGCCTTCTCAACAAATGATGGTTACTCACTAGATGTTTTTGTGGTTGTTGGCTGGCATTATGAG GAAACTGAGCAACTCAGAGAAGCAATTCAGAAAGAAATTCATAGGATCgag CAAGCATGGCCTGATTCCTGGGCTCCTGCAATGGAAAACAAGCGTGGCAAGCCTGACCATGTTGAAATACCTAAAGATGGGACTGATGAGTGGGAAATTGATGTCAAGCTACTTAAATTCGGGAACAAAATGGCATCTGGATCATTTGGTGATCT CCAGGATGTTGCCATCAAAGTACTCAAGCCTGAACGCACAAATATGGATATGCTGCGGGAATTTGCTCAGGAAGTGTATATCATGAG AAAAGTTCGCCACAGGAATGTTGTGCAGTTTATTGGTGCATGTACCAAACCTCCGAGCTTATGTATTGTTACAG AATTTATGCAAGGGGGCAGTGTGTATGATTACCTCCATAAAAGAAAAGGTAGTTTCAAGCTTCCAGCTTTAGTAAGAGTTGCGATTGATATATCAAAAGGAATGAGCTACTTGCACCAAAACAACATCGTCCACCGAGATTTGAAGGCTGCAAATCTCCTTCTGGATGAAAATGAG GTTGTTAAGGTTGCTGATTTTGGAGTTGCACGAGTCAAATCTGAAACAGGGGTTATGACTGCAGAAACTGGAACATATCGTTGGATGGCACCTGAG GTCATAGAGCACAAGCCTTATGACCACAAGGCTGATGTGTTTAGCTTTGGAATAGTGATGTGGGAGCTGCTTACAGGAAAG ATTCCATATGAATACCTAACACCACTACAAGCAGCAGTTGGTGTAGTTCAGAAG GGCCTTAGACCTCTGATTCCAAAGGACATCCATCCTAAACTTGCTCATCTACTTGAGGAGTGCTGGCAACAAGACCCTAGTAAAAGGCCAGAGTTTACTGAACTATTGGCGACTCTTCAACAGATTGCCAAGGAG ATTGATGAGCATGCGGATCACCACAAGGAAAAATCAAGGTTTCTTTCAGTTCTAAGGCGTGGCCATTGA
- the LOC109727115 gene encoding uncharacterized protein LOC109727115, protein METRDPKRRRATYNSWSHFTTDILIDVASKHVTSAATYATLRGVCRSWRAALPATVPGPHRLPPQFPFLLPFFSRCRADDPAYPAFFSLTTNRTFALRHLADAHESVCIGSCYGWLFLLFPDFNLVLRNPVTGDTIRLPPLDGTIGLTSPDPFMRNLLFEHHFFIRRAILSSDPSADRDFLVALFVDTATSRCLTWGSGDRLWTIRDHPKFIPQEIIFYRDRRCFAIGPNGDCAIFEFASATDGGSSSGGGGSFFTRVRKLPVLGTPFLVKSAGNVLLVMVNFITPGKVGRFTFCGLDFSTLPDKVTVVPADIGGRIWFLGQCNSMSVASTHVPGFEGTSVYLTEIYQHTSEDPRNNYTANIWQFQLKNVIVGRRRIELECRVRSIEGECRVYTPWPTLWWVPPNLHKKLGE, encoded by the coding sequence ATGGAGACTCGTGATCCAAAGAGAAGGAGGGCAACCTACAACAGTTGGTCGCACTTTACGACCGACATCCTCATCGACGTTGCTTCCAAGCACGTGACCTCCGCCGCCACCTACGCCACCCTCCGCGGCGTGTGCCGGAGTTGGAGAGCCGCGCTCCCCGCCACCGTGCCCGGCCCGCACCGCCTCCCCCCGCAGTTCCCTTTCCTCCTCCCTTTCTTTAGCCGCTGCCGCGCTGATGATCCCGCCTACCCCGCCTTCTTCTCCCTCACCACCAATCGCACCTTCgccctccgccacctcgccgACGCCCATGAGAGCGTCTGCATCGGCTCCTGCTACGGGTggctcttcctcctctttcccGATTTTAACCTTGTCCTCCGCAACCCCGTCACGGGCGACACGATCCGACTCCCTCCCCTCGACGGCACCATCGGCCTCACCTCCCCCGACCCCTTCATGAGGAATCTGCTGTTCGAGCACCACTTTTTCATCCGCCGAGCCATCTTATCCTCCGACCCTTCCGCCGACCGCGACTTCTTGGTGGCCCTCTTCGTCGACACAGCGACATCCCGCTGCTTGACCTGGGGGAGCGGTGACCGCCTCTGGACCATCCGCGACCACCCCAAGTTCATTCCCCAAGAAATCATATTCTACAGAGACCGCCGCTGCTTCGCCATCGGCCCCAACGGAGACTGCGCCATCTTCGAGTTCGCCTCAGCAACCGACGGGGGCAGCagcagtggcggcggcggcagcttCTTCACGAGAGTGCGCAAATTGCCGGTTTTGGGAACGCCATTCTTGGTCAAATCAGCGGGGAATGTGTTGCTGGTTATGGTGAATTTTATTACCCCAGGAAAAGTAGGCAGATTTACATTTTGTGGGCTCGACTTCAGCACATTGCCCGACAAGGTAACGGTGGTGCCCGCAGATATCGGCGGCCGGATCTGGTTCTTGGGGCAATGCAACTCAATGTCGGTGGCGTCAACGCATGTCCCTGGATTCGAAGGCACTAGCGTCTACCTCACGGAAATCTATCAGCATACTTCGGAAGATCCACGCAATAACTACACTGCAAACATTTGGCAGTTCCAGCTCAAGAACGTCATTGTGGGCCGGCGCCGCATCGAGCTTGAGTGCAGAGTGCGCAGCATCGAGGGTGAGTGCAGAGTGTATACTCCATGGCCGACGCTTTGGTGGGTTCCCCCGAATCTCCACAAGAAATTGGGTGAGTGA